The Tachysurus vachellii isolate PV-2020 chromosome 23, HZAU_Pvac_v1, whole genome shotgun sequence genome segment GCCTTACTATCTTTCATGTTTTGTCTTCATTAGCTGGACTTGGAGAAGCCTAAAAGAATCACAGGCATAATCACTCAGGGAGCAAAAGACTTTGGCGTTGTGCAGTTTGTGTCTGCTTTTAAGATTGCATACAGCGATGATGGTCAGTCATGGAGCATTGTAAAAGATGCAACCAACAGAGCAGATAAGGTTAGTGAatgttttctttgctttgtttAGCCATTTTTGTTGAATATTCCACATTTGAAATGTTAAATCTGATTGAGGGGATTTTGATTAATGTTCtggaacagcagctctgacgatATTTCTGACAACACAGCTTTAAAATTAACTctcattcatttaaatacattattctTTCAACAGTAAAAGCTCATACACATGTACTTGTAATGTGGACACTACATGTAATTCATGGCTAAACAGACGAGGCATTTATGGAGATTTATCTAGGTGTTAGTGTTTTGTGATGGTGgtaaaatgatttctttttctgcttcagATTTTCCAAGGCAACATTgacaacaatacacacaaaaagaaCTTGTTTGAGTCACCTTTCTTTGCCCGATTTGTACGTTTCCTGCCTTGGGAGTGGCATGAACGCATAACTTTAAGGATGGAGTTGCTGGGCTGTGATGCTTAGAAATCATGAAAAGGATCATGGCATGTTTTTCCCTGCACCTGACTGTATTTTCATCTTCATAGATCTAAGCAATCATGGTGTATTAGTGGTTTGGctaaaaatatagaataaagtGTACTGACTGTTTTGTCTGGAtgatttagaattaaaaaatcTTGAATTGGTCTTGGTATCATTTTCTAATATGCCTAGATTAATACTTGCACTTCTGGtgaatttttgtattgtattattctgaagtttttaagatttaaagaaTGCATTCAACATTAATTCTTTAACTCTTCTTCCAAGTATGCAGCCTAGTCCACAGTAATCAGCCTGATGTCCATAGTACAGTTTAAATTATGATTTTGGACAAAGACTGTCTGTAGTCAGGGATTGTGCAATAAGATAACAGAAAGCATAAATACTAACATAAAAGGAATTGCTCTAGAATTTGAGGCAAATGACTAAGTATGTAACTGAATTTGTTGGTAAATATGAACGTGACCCTGTACTAATTTATACTCATATGTGTCTACATGCATTTTTTTAGTACAATTTCTAGTCCACATTTTGCTTTGTATATTCCGTATCTACAGTTTCAACAACCAAATTCATACAGTGTagaaaggttttttgtttttttactttttataaaatgcACTGTATGTTTCTCATTAACTGCCATTCTTAATAAATGATTCAAGGATTGATGCTTGTCTTTGTGCGATTCTATAAATCACTTCCATGGCACAATTAGGAAATTAGTGGTGAAAAAAATCaggctttatattttatataaagtataagtTACTCCAGCTTTGTTCGTTCCATAATCTCCAATTATAGTGTTTCAGTGTCAGAAAATGAATCTCGCCTTTTTCAGACTTCCAAGAATCCCATTTCATTATTTGCATCCACTCTTTGAAAGATTGTCATACTACAGCTGGCAAATGCTGGagattatattaacatttacaacTGAGGCCTTTGCGGTCTAAACTTTATTACACAAATTACAGGCTCCTCCTCAGCTCCCTGCACCCGATCAACATTCCTACCCTAGAGCAAAGCCTTTCATCTCATCCTGTGAGTGTATACACACCGCCCTCTAAACCCACGTAAtggctctctgtgtgtgaggacagaTGGGGGGGAATCAAGATGTGCTCTGAAACAGACAGCTGATGACACAGCTAAGCCCCTTCTTTTTTCTGCAGTTTCAGATTGGTATCTACCCAGGTGTGTGCAGTCTGCTCTGGTAGGTACTGGTGATGAGACGCAGCTTTTTATGTCTTAAGACCTTGCAGTTTTTGAGTCTTGTAattacaaaaagagaaaaagaggtaAGATTccactttatttgttttgtttgattgttgattgattttttttctttataatttttattattttttggttattttggACCTACACCAGTTACACGATACTGCAATTCTGTAAAACTATTATTATCTTCTTGGAACTCTCAACCTGTTATTAGATTTGTGGACACTTTGTGGCAAGCAAGATGTCTCTCATCTTTCAGTACTGTATGACAGCTGTTTCCTGATGAGCTCATCTGTTATGGTTCAGACTGTACTGATAAATGAGCCATAACAATGAACTCATCATCAGAAAGGagtgaaaaaaaattgtcagcAAAATTAAAAGCCCAAAATCCCTAGATTGAGGGAACAAGATAACAATTCCTCATCAACtgcaattatattaatattataattcgTTGTGTCTGGGTTAAAGGTTGAAATTAACCCTGCTAGTTTTtcatgaatgatttttttatgtgtaatatAGTGACAGAGAAATGTTGTAAAtccccattattattatacattttaattataattatgaaattatatatagataattttgtgtcactgtgttctGTCTGTAGTCTGACGTACATGAATATATTAAAGCCAGAGGACCCTCCTCTAGGAGTGCTTTAAATGACCTCTTGTCCCATGTCTCGTCTTTCATTTTAGTGTCATCTTAGCATTAGTAGATCTTTGTTTAAAGCCAGCTACAGGAATTAAGGAAATTTCAATTAAAGACCAAAGCGTGAGTAAACAATCGTGAATCACATGTTACAGATAACTGTGTACATAACTCTGTTACAgcagttaaatattttaatatgtgtCTTAGTATAGAATTTTATCATAAAAGAATAAAGCAATGAATGAgaaataacatatatataacGTTTAGTCATGTAATAGCTTAATGAATTatggaatattttataaattcacAACTAGTTGCTGTAAAGTTGTCAACTTTTTCCAGTAAGAGACTATGAAGAGCCAGTAAAAATCAAAGCAAAGaggagtttttttctgttcttctgtttttattttctttttcttggctTTGCATGGTATTGTCTGTCTGGATGCCTTGCTGTGATTTCAAAAAgatggttcttttttattgccTAAATAGTTCTGCTATCATTGTTATTGTAGGAGGATTTCCAAGAAAGCTGATCCAAATGGGAAAATTGCACACTCTACTAGCTTTGACTCTGCAAGTGCTGTACTCTTGCTATGCAGCTCCCAGTGTTTCCAATGGCTTCTTCTACCAAGACATCTTGAATGGAACCGGGAACGGAGAAAGTATGTTTATGGGATTGCCGGTTGAAAACAGAATTTGTAATAATATTGGTCATTTTACACAATCAGTTATTAAATGTATGATCTTAAAGAagactttttaaacaaaatattatgtcatatataatgtaatatataatatatataatgtgtctgtatgtgtggcAGCCCTTGGAAGACCTTCACATGGTAACATTAGTTTTATATGCTATGTATAATTCTATTTAGAGATTCTATTGTCACTGCAAAAAACTAGCTATTTTGGACAACCTCATCTTTTACCCACAATTCAGTGACATCAACATCTAATGAGTTTTCCCAGACTGCTACACATATTATGTGAGGATGTCCTGTTCAAtctctaattattttatttgggtACAGTTCATTTCAATGGCATAAAGCTTCGAGTTGCGTCTCAGCCGCACTCTGTGTTTGCTGTGAGGGGAAGTAAAGTCACCCTGCCCTGCCGGTACTGGTATGAGCCTCCGTTAATCAGCCCACGAAAGGTGAGGGTCAAATGGTCCTTGTTACCACTCTCTGGGGACCAAGAGTCTGATGTGCTTGTGTCTATTGGTCACCGTCAACGAAGCTTTGGAGCGTTTAAAGATCGAGTGCATCTTCAGAAGGACGACCAAGGAGACATTTCACTCATTATAACCAATGTGAGCCTCAAGGACAGTGGACTGTATCGCTGTGAAGTAATAGATGGGCTGGAGGACGAGAGTGCCACATTGGATTTGGGACTCAGAGGTACAAgctttatcattaaaaaaaacaaaccttaaaACTTTTAGAAGATTATGTGGCCTATGAAATATGTCCAAGGTTTTCAGTTAAATGAAAGAGACTTTTGATGTATCTAGTAGTAGTAAGTCAAAGACATTTCTCTTATTGTCTAATGTTTGCCTCTGTACATAATCCTGTGGCACGTGGATCATAGATTAGGTCCATCTGTTTCAGGTGTGGTGTTTCCCTACCAGCCTCATCATGGCCGCTACCACCTAACCTTCAAAGAAGCCCAAAAAGCCTGTAATGACCAAGATGCTGCTGTTGCCACATTTGATCAGCTCTTTGCTGCCTGGCAAGGAGGGCTGGACTGGTGTAATGCTGGCTGGCTGGCAGATGGCACAGTGCAGTACCCCATTGTCCAGCCCCGACAGCCTTGCGGAGGCCTTGATCTGTCTCCTGGTGTGCGCAGCTATGGAGCCAGGCACAAACATAAAAACCGCTATGATGTCTTCTGCTTTACATCCACTGTTACAGGCAAGATTAAACTTTACTCATTAGTTTTGTACAGTTGTTATGGTTTTCTTCATTGGAGATTGCTCAATTATtgataacaacaaaaaatacacacatggcTACAACAAATGGCTGAATGGCTACAACAAATGATATAAGAACATAATCTGTGCTAATTTTCAACCTGGAAATTAATTTACAATAAGGCTTCAGCTAGCTAGCAAGATTAAAATTAGCAAGCTAGTTAATATTCTAACTATTATATTGCATGATACAGCTTGCTAGAAATCTCAACTACAGGATgatacaatataatatttagTGTAATGTTATCTAGCTTGCTGAATCTGGGTTTTATTTACTGAGTATCTAATTGTTTGGCCTAGTATTGCTTCCTAGCAAACTTAGCTAGCAAAGTCTACTCACGAAGAGATAACATTATCTAAGCTGTCTATTTGGCAGAGCTGTGTTGAGGCTGCTGGTTACTGTTGCACATAGACACTTCTTTTTCCCTTATTTAATATCACAGATAACCAGGGCGCCAATGCTATTTTGACTCTGATAACAAATTCTGGCTTCAGCCACACTCAACACTCTGATAAGAGATACTGTCAACAGCCAAAAGCAATAATTGTCTCTCTCAATACAAATCATTCAGTTAATCATGGCTGCATGATATTATATCTACATATTATATACTAATGTTAGCTAGTGCTTGGTATTAATGACATGATACTTACTTTACATGTTAGTAAACTTGTTGGACCAAATTTGAGTATCGGCTGTTGAGGAGGTTAGATAAGCTAACTATTTATCTGGGAAGATTACTATAATGCTGTATTTAGTTGTTAGCTTGTAGATAACCTTTGGAGGCAAAGCTATTTTTATACTGTGATAATTCTGACAGCTAAAAAAAGGTAGTAAGTAATTTCTCACAACAATGATAATTTAAAATAACACTTTAAAAAGCTCTTTAAGATATTTATGCAACTATGATAGTCTTAATAAACTTGACAGTGGTCTGTTGTTCTATTCACCTCTAGGACAAGTGTACTACTTGCAGCATCCTCAGAAGCTCAACCTTACCATGGCAGTCCAGGCCTGTATTGAAGATGGTGCTCAAATTGCCAAAGTTGGTCAGCTGTTTGCAGCATGGAAGTTTTTAGAGCTGGATAACTGTAATGCAGGATGGCTAGCAGATGGAAGTCTGCGCTACCCAATCAGCAAACCTCGTCCAAACTGTGGACCTCAGAAATCAGGGGTCCGTAGCTTTGGCTTTCCTTTGACACACCATAAACATGGTGTATACTGCTATAGATCTAGATAAAGGCTCTTTGAGACTAAGTGCCCGTTAAATGTGAAATAAGAGGTACAACAGCCTCGTATCCAACTGCATGTCTGGGCTTTTCTAAGAACTTGGATAAGAAGAGATGAAAGGACAAATTTTATTGACAGTTAAACCTTACACAATGTACAAATACAAATCTCCTTCAGATTGATTTGAATAGCTTAGGTCAACAGGAGAAATAATAATTATGGAAATGTATCTAGATCATAATTTCAATGAAAAATTATTACAAGAAGTGATTGACATTTGGCTCATATTTAGACAAAATTTCCTTTTAAATTATATTCCATCTGCTAAAACAAATTTTAGCTGTTGAAAGATCAGACATTCTAATTAATAATCATATGATGCTAACGTAACTTTTTGTACACTCTTTATCtaaatatttttgcattattCATGAAACTTTGAGGAGCAATATTTACCGTAATAACTACAGGACTAAAAATGTCAAGATACGCTAAactaatacaaaaaacaaattgttccctgaaaattatttttactttccaATGTAACAAAAGACAAAGCTGCTTTTGTATACTGATACGGCATAATTTAGAGGTAGAGTTAAGAGGAATAATCAGAGTAACAGTTAAGCATTTCCAACGTCATTAGTTTCAGTATTTCTGGCAAGCTCTTATGAATTgcttattattacttttttattggaGCTTCGGAAACCTGAAGCACTTCCTGTACAAAAAAGCTGATAATGCGATTATTGTCTTTTAGATATTTATCAGCCATTTTATCATGCTTTCCTTTTATGAGCTGCCTATCTAAATTCACAGACATTTCTAAGACATAGGAAAGATGTaacttttttgtgattttaatatattataatctatacaaataaaaaaaaggtggtggtttattttaatgcaaaatataaacatgcCTGTCAAAATGACCACATAATGCATATTTCTATCAACAGTGTATTTCGGTATAATTAATTACTAAGGAGAACCTGAATGTAGATGATCACATTTCCACTTTTGCTCTGAAACTGAACATGTCCTACCAGTAGGGGTCTCAGGGTGTGAGTCTGTCTTGCGGACATGGAGGAGCTCTAGGTAAGAGAGGAGAAAGGGCCTTGTGCATAAGATTAGccctaaaagagctcattcagTCAAGGGCCACTATACACTCCACCCTACTACACACACTGCAATGCCTTTACTTTTATAAATTTTGTAACTCCAAGGGTACTTATTGCTCTACGACGCCCAGTTGCATTCTCAGACTTGGCTGAACAAGGTGAACATATTTTCCATCACCTGTGAACCATGAATAACGTCTCAGCGTAAAAGTCCTAAAACCagacatgtgatttttttttttgcttgtgacTGAAGCTCTGTTTTTTCTCCTCatagaattaaataaagtgaattaaattctttctttaaaagTGATCTGTGGAATGTTTTATTTGGTATTTCTCATCTCTTtagtttgatttttaaaaatacatttatacaagCAAAACAGGCGGTGTAATGTCATCTGTGAATATCTGAAAACATAACAGTCAAATCTGATGGCAACCTCCATCTCTCAGTGTACATTTCTCTTCTTCAGCATGGCTTAGTCTCCCTTCTTTAtcctctttttttaatacaaggATCTGAGTCTGATATTGAAGTTTGCATTTGTTTCCTGGAGATCTACTGTGTGTTGCACTTATCAGTACAACCTTCAGAATGAAAACAGAGTTTGTAAGAATTTACCCAGTGCTTAGGGAAGAGAGAGGCACAGCCCCTAAATGATATTAAACAAACCCAAGAACTGGGTATAAGAAAGGCATAAGAAAGGCATTCATAAGGCACATGGCATAACTGGTCGTAGCTGAAAAGCATTAGAGGAAAATGAGAACATCACTGAGGTCTTATGGGAACTGGGAATAATAACGATTTATAGAGGGTGTTGCTGGTCTCAAAGAACTGTGCCCTGCACAGCTTACATTCAGACAAAAacttggttttatatatatatatatatatatatatatatatatatatatatatatatatatatatatatatatatatatatatatatttatatatggcACAAATTATCTATGTTCATGTCCAAAATGACATTTTGTCCAAATGACAGTTTGACAGGATCTGGCCATCAAGCACTGCTTTTGGCATTTTTTACTGTGTCATTCAGGCCTAAGGAGATGGGCAAACAATGTCAAATTGCCAGGCAGAATATTGTGCGAAATTGATAAATACACTTAATTTCACATTGCTGTCATCAGAAATATCAAAAATGACACGTTTGTtgataaaatgtatgaaataaattaGTTGAATGTAAACCTCTGCTTATTTATggctatacattttttttttaaactcactaTCCATTCTTATAGACTACAGATGAAAATAATGTGTCAATAATCTTTTTTGTACTATTTTGTGTACAGTAAATGCTGTAATTTCTTTGTAACCTGCAAACTGCATAACTGTGtccaaagcaaaaaataaacccCAGGAACTTATTTCATTGCCCCTCTTTGAAGAAGGATTGCACACCGTTCTTAGATGTTCCCTTTTGCCACAAAATTCCAGACTGTCTGGTTGAATGATCCTCCTCTGGAAGGTTCTGTAAAATTCAGCTGATACTTTGAGACACGCTGATTCAGAAGGTGCAAGTTCAGAGATCCAATTACACTAAGTATGGGAATAAATACTTCTTTCATAAATAAAGTGGCTGAGGTGGATGAAAAGAATCACAAAATAGATTACTTTTTTCCCGTTCTAATCGAAGCACTACAACTTGTTGGGATTGACACTATATACAGTTTGGAAATGGTATCttaaaaatgaaactttttaaTACATAATGCATTCTCAATTCAAGGCCatgaaaaataagatttaaatgattttttaaaaatctcttaACTATTTCTTCTCAAGTCATTTGAGGTGCTTCCTCAACGATGTTTTCTTGGCAGATCGACGCCTAATAGATCTCTTCAGTAGTCTTTTTttgatttctaaaaaaaatgagataacaaAGGcgataatgtaatataaatgaaaaagggATCATTCCAACATAATATaaatacttacagtatatacaaatgATTATCAAGttagccaatcatgtagcagcagcacagtgcattAAATCATACATATATAGGTAAAGAGCTTcggttaatgtttacatcaaacatcagaatgagggaATCCAGTCCATCCAGTTGCTGGCTACAAGCTGACAGGGAGTTTACAATTTCCCAAATAATCACAGTTTTACCACTACTGTGAGTGGAAAACAATCTCAATATACACAACACTTTGAACCTTGATGCAGATGGGCTAAAATGTTTGTTCAATCTTCAGCTGTATTTtgctacatgattggctaaATGGATAATATCATTAATTAGCAGGTTTCTAGTTTAAatatgttcctaataaagtagaCAGTGAGCATACAACAGGATGTATGTTACATAATGTAAACATATGGAGCGATAAGGAAAAACTCTTTTCctacatatgtaaatatattacttACGGGGTATGCATTCCACCTGTGGCTTTTGCCAGTGTCCATCTGCCATGCAGCGAACCACTGGTAGATGGCGCTGTCTGAAGCCATCATTGCACTGATATCTGATTATTGAGTTGACCTGATAGCGTTCTTTCTTAGTCCCAAACCATCTGGCATTCTGCAGTTCAGGAGGCTGGCCACATGTGACTTGTggaaaatgaattttaatatcTTTTGAATGACTGAGCAAATGGCAGAttaaactacagtaaatataTGGTCTttagattatttatattttaatgactACATACCAGGTCCAGTTTTGCATGTGAATGGTAGATGATAGTTGCAAGGCACGTCATTCCACTGCCCAAATTCGTGCCAGACCATCACCACACAATCCTCACCAGACTTGAAATAGTTATCCGGCTGATTAGGCCTCCAGTTCTCATATTGCTGAAAAGTGATGTTACCGTTTTAGTGTAATCAAGAATTACTCTATATAAATCTGGGCTGTTTTCCCTCAGTAGACTAAGCTGAACACACTTACCATTGGGGTTCCATCTGTCCACTGGAAGTCATTCTCAAAGGTCTTATCACTGAGTCCAATCCACTGGTAATCATGTGCATGggctaaagaaaagaaacactaTGTTATAATGGCACTATAAAGTGCATTCTTAAATGATGTTGACTTAAAAACGTCACTCACAGTTAACAAATACTTGTTCTTCTTGGCTGGTGATGCTGACCAGATGAGCTCCAAGGCCTCGACAGTGTTGTTCAGCCTCCTCCCACACTGCTCGCTCAGAGAAGTGTAGGTAACAGTTGCCCTGAAACTTAGTCCAGCCCTCCTCACATGTTTCTATGTCTGCAGTGACATACGAGGGGAATCAGGTCACACTTTATTCCAGTGAGTTGAGAACCTGATGCATTAACCTGGTACAACTGGGTTGGACACAAATACTTACACAACATTTCAACTGAGAAGACAAAGGATTATTAGATGGACATGTGGGTTTGTTGGAACATATAATAAATGTAGCATTTTCTACAAATCCAGTATTCATCATGCATCATAAAAGTATTGATAACATACAGCATAAGTAATACTTTGTAGTGCCTAAATTTGAAGCCTGATTCTGCTAATAGCAACTGCAATTATATGAATAACTTTTTTAAAGCATGAACTTATGATGTCATGATCTCAGGATACATAATAAATTATAACATctgttcataaaaataatacacacaccaGTGTTTTAATGGACTAAAACACAGGTTCTAACTATTTCATTACATTGctttatgtgtaaaataatcCTTATCCTAAAAACTGATATGATATTTATCCCTTGTGGTGAAAGTCTTATAGCATTTGACAgtaagaacaataaataaatctgaatatgaTGGTATCAGTATCTTACAGTGACATGTTTAAGGAGCATTACGGAGATGTTTATACCTTGAAAGGTAGCATATGATGAATACAAAAAGAGGAACAGCGTGatcaaagtgaaaaaaaagtaCTAGTACAGAGAATTGTCTATGTGGAAACAGAATTGACACAatgcattataatgcattaGGTAGTGTGATATCATGAAATCATATACACATGCTTTGGAAAGTGTTACAGTATACATGCTAATGCCAGGTATAAGTTATAATGGAAGCAGTCTAACagctaataaatacatttataatgcattatgagTATACTAGGATATATAATTATTGAATATTTAGCAGAGGAAGAAAACGTTACTGAAATATCTACAGTAACATGAATCAAAGACACACATTACCATAAATGCTGCAAGGGAGTGGTAATGTGCGTTTTCACAGCTCACACCCTTAGCACAATGTTTATTCACTATTCACTTCTATATGTAGTAAGGAATAAATTAGACAAGGAGGCCAAAAAAAAGTCTGGTGTTATTTCCAAATGGAAAACATAAACAGCACAGGCACATTATTTTCGTTATTACTTATGTGTTATTATTTCCCTACCTGCCTGAGTCACTGAGCGACACTGAGAGACCTTTCCCAAAGGTGCCTTTTTATACTGAACAGTAAGTGATAAACTTCTTCCTTTACAGCACATTTTCCTTTACTGTTTTCCCCCAACCACTTACCATTTTGCAAAAACATGAAATGCTAGTAATATGGCTTACGTAAGCATGGTCCAGCACACTGATTATACCAAAAGTCCAGTCAGTGCTATCAAAACACTTAGACTGTCTTTCATGGCATCAGATTTGGCTGTTTTCCAGAGATTGTTAGTAGAATTAGCTGAAGCCAACCTCGTACCGATCTCACAGCGATCCCCTCCATAGCTGGGCAGGCATAAGCATTTGAAAGCATCCTGTACTTCCACACACGTAGCTCCATTGGCACAAGGGTTTGAATGGCACACATCAACCTCTGAAAATAAAGGTTCTGCAGTTAAGACTGGAGACTACAAAGAGACCCATGAGCTGGGTCATGCCTAGATAGAAAACTAGCGCTGATCAAATCAGAAACCATGAACCATGCAACAGGCTTATCAAATCCATTCAAATCAGTGAACCACCAATTAAAATGGTTTGTGAGGAAATGAATATACCCGTCATTGTTTGAATGATCTGAATATATTCAGCTGTTTCCCTTGTGGTTCAAATGAATGGCCTCAATATATAGTTTGCAAAGTGTTGCATCGTGTCAAGGTCCAGATTCAtataaagaagaaggaaaagtaGAGCCATGTACCAGGAGTTAACAGGCATGTATCAGGATGAAAACAACGTGCTAATTAAGCCATGCATAAGAAAAGGCAGAGCTGAATAAAAACAGCACATGggattaattaattgaattgatAACTGGGAAGTCCTGTAAATATATCAGGTAGAATCAGTTACACATGCCAAACAACCTGTGAAATGGATGCCTTTTTGAGGAATACAATCAGGCACAAGCAAATAGACCCGAAGACACACACTGATAGGGAACAATGACAGAACGAGGGAGGACTGTTCCATTAATGAGAGAAAACGCTACAACAAAAACAGTTAAGGGGAATTAGATCTTTGTGACAAAGATGCACACATCAAATAGAATAGATAGAATATCTCATATCAAATTTAATTAGAGCAAACCACATTATACTGATGAGCAATTTTGCCGTTTTTAGTACAAATTAAATCCAGTGACTCACCAACATGGCAATCTTCCACTTTCACCCCAGGTGGGCAGTGACACACACCAACCCCGTCCTGCACAGAACACGCAGCAGCACCACAGGGGTTTGGGTTACATGGGTCCACAGCAGCTAGGATACAGATATAGACATAAGGGAAATATAAACTAAAacttatttaaatgtacaaaactaCAGCAAATAGAGCTTTTCAGATCATGAGTTTAGTATCTTTGGATTCTTATACAATTATGCTATTATTGCTAATTGACACTAATATTGCTAGTATTGCTAACTTACCATTCACCATGGCTGGGATCTCTATGACAGCCGGGGTCTGAATCAAAAAGGTAGGGTTGGTAGTGGTGCCAGATA includes the following:
- the LOC132838749 gene encoding hyaluronan and proteoglycan link protein 3-like, with the protein product MGKLHTLLALTLQVLYSCYAAPSVSNGFFYQDILNGTGNGEIHFNGIKLRVASQPHSVFAVRGSKVTLPCRYWYEPPLISPRKVRVKWSLLPLSGDQESDVLVSIGHRQRSFGAFKDRVHLQKDDQGDISLIITNVSLKDSGLYRCEVIDGLEDESATLDLGLRGVVFPYQPHHGRYHLTFKEAQKACNDQDAAVATFDQLFAAWQGGLDWCNAGWLADGTVQYPIVQPRQPCGGLDLSPGVRSYGARHKHKNRYDVFCFTSTVTGQVYYLQHPQKLNLTMAVQACIEDGAQIAKVGQLFAAWKFLELDNCNAGWLADGSLRYPISKPRPNCGPQKSGVRSFGFPLTHHKHGVYCYRSR